Proteins from a genomic interval of Mesobacillus sp. S13:
- a CDS encoding SRPBCC family protein, producing the protein METQREIRKTIILNAPIEKVWKAVATSEGIAAWWMPNTFEPELGKEFILHAGPFGDSPCKVTELEPPNRLGFDWGKDWHLLFELKELDGRTEFTLIHSGWDPEKVTEFGQPHSIIQGIMDNGWDKIVNEALPAYIEG; encoded by the coding sequence ATGGAAACACAAAGAGAAATTCGCAAAACCATTATTTTAAATGCACCGATCGAAAAAGTATGGAAAGCAGTCGCAACATCAGAAGGCATTGCTGCCTGGTGGATGCCGAATACGTTTGAGCCAGAACTTGGCAAAGAGTTCATCCTCCACGCAGGTCCTTTTGGAGATTCACCATGCAAAGTGACAGAATTGGAGCCGCCGAATCGACTCGGTTTTGATTGGGGAAAAGATTGGCATCTTCTATTCGAATTGAAAGAACTTGATGGCCGAACGGAGTTTACTTTAATTCACTCAGGATGGGATCCTGAAAAGGTCACTGAATTCGGACAACCTCATTCAATTATCCAGGGAATCATGGATAATGGTTGGGATAAAATCGTTAACGAAGCACTTCCAGCCTATATCGAGGGTTAA
- a CDS encoding homogentisate 1,2-dioxygenase → MYYRQLGEIPKKRHTIFKKEDGSLFREQVMGTKGFSGTQSILYHHHMPTEVVKSELIGSYLPEYEEQESLNHRHFLTDQISKTGDALSGREYILGNDDLLIGFANINEPMKQFYRNGDGDEMFFFHHGSGKVETMFGTLNYRPGDYVVIPIGTIYRVVPDDSEMTKALIVESFSQITTPRRYRNEYGQLLEHSPFCERDIRGPEMLETFSEKGEHEVITKTRGHMHRHVLNHHPLDVVGWDGYLYPWAFNIEDFEPITGRIHQPPPVHQTFEGHNYVVCSFVPRLYDYHPEAIPAPYYHSNVNSDELLYYVEGNFMSRKGIKEGSITLHPSGIPHGPHPGKTEASIGKKETLELAVMIDTFRPLKTVKKAKDIEDGQYMYTWIEK, encoded by the coding sequence CTGGGAGAAATCCCGAAGAAACGCCATACGATTTTTAAAAAGGAAGACGGTTCTCTTTTCCGCGAGCAGGTAATGGGGACGAAGGGCTTTTCCGGCACGCAGTCAATCCTTTATCATCACCATATGCCGACTGAGGTAGTAAAAAGTGAATTGATCGGCAGTTACCTGCCTGAATATGAGGAACAGGAATCACTGAACCACAGGCACTTCCTTACCGACCAGATTTCGAAAACCGGAGATGCCTTAAGTGGAAGGGAATATATTCTCGGTAATGACGATCTTCTGATTGGGTTTGCGAATATCAATGAACCAATGAAGCAATTCTACCGCAATGGTGATGGTGATGAAATGTTCTTTTTCCATCATGGCTCCGGCAAGGTGGAGACGATGTTCGGTACATTGAACTATCGTCCTGGTGATTATGTCGTTATTCCGATTGGAACAATATATCGAGTGGTCCCTGATGATTCTGAAATGACTAAAGCGCTGATTGTAGAATCGTTCAGCCAGATCACGACTCCTCGACGTTACCGTAATGAATATGGCCAGCTGCTCGAGCACAGCCCATTCTGTGAACGTGATATTCGCGGGCCGGAAATGCTGGAAACCTTCTCTGAAAAAGGGGAGCATGAGGTGATCACGAAGACACGCGGCCATATGCATCGCCACGTATTGAACCATCATCCGCTTGATGTCGTCGGCTGGGACGGTTATTTGTATCCTTGGGCGTTCAATATTGAGGATTTCGAGCCAATTACTGGCCGGATCCATCAGCCGCCTCCGGTCCACCAGACGTTCGAAGGCCATAATTATGTGGTATGTTCCTTCGTGCCAAGACTTTACGATTATCATCCTGAAGCGATTCCAGCTCCATATTACCACAGCAACGTCAATAGCGATGAGCTACTGTACTATGTGGAAGGAAACTTCATGAGCCGCAAAGGAATCAAAGAAGGTTCGATTACATTGCATCCGAGCGGAATCCCGCACGGACCGCATCCGGGCAAGACAGAAGCAAGCATCGGCAAAAAAGAAACGCTTGAGCTTGCCGTCATGATCGATACATTCCGCCCGTTGAAAACGGTGAAGAAAGCCAAGGACATCGAAGACGGCCAGTATATGTATACTTGGATCGAAAAATAA
- a CDS encoding ArsR/SmtB family transcription factor produces MTALEARYDVFQAVADPTRRKILKLLADKEMPIASITEKFPITRTAVNKHLFVLSEAGLVSSKKIGRETRYALQPEPLQELQEWLSFFELYWDNKLSALKHFVEDDD; encoded by the coding sequence ATGACAGCCTTAGAAGCGAGATATGATGTGTTCCAGGCTGTTGCCGATCCAACTCGCCGTAAAATCCTGAAGCTGCTCGCAGACAAGGAGATGCCGATTGCTTCCATAACTGAAAAGTTTCCGATTACAAGGACGGCCGTCAATAAGCACTTATTTGTTTTATCTGAAGCAGGACTGGTATCTAGTAAGAAAATTGGGCGGGAAACTCGCTATGCCCTACAGCCAGAACCGCTTCAGGAATTGCAAGAATGGCTTTCATTTTTTGAATTATATTGGGATAATAAGCTATCTGCACTTAAACATTTTGTGGAAGATGATGATTAG
- a CDS encoding ribonuclease J, translated as MTLSIFALGGINEIGKNMYVVQYEDDIFVIDCGGKFPDESLLGIDLIIPEMTYLEENREKIRGLIVTHGHEDHIGGVPYFFKKLKAPVYATNFTLGLIELKLSEHKLLRGTELNKINSDSQLDFGKVKVSFFKVSHSIPDCLGIVFHTPEGSIVHTGDFKFDLTPANDEQSEIHKMAKIGTEGVIALLSESTNAERTGLTPSERMVASHLEEAFMKAEGKIFVSTFASNVNRVQQVVEAAIKTNRKLALLGRSMVNVVDVAIERGYLNVPEGMLIQPNVVDQLDPGKVAILCTGSQGEPMAALSRLSSGNYRDVSIYPGDTVIMAASPIPGNEKDVSKIIDNLFKLGAKVIYGSGSTTGMHVSGHGYQEDLKLMLTLMKPKYFIPIHGEYRMLHHHRLLAESVGVEKGNTFIIRNGDIVDIENGEARQTRNVPAGDTYVDGVSVGDVGEIVLRDRKQLSEDGMLVIVLTLSKAERKIISGPDTISRGFVFVKNSEDLMRDVNKLVTKTVTDLQEDNVHRWNVIKQGIKKAVGQHIFQQTRRKPMILPIIIEI; from the coding sequence GTGACTTTATCTATATTCGCCTTGGGCGGCATCAATGAAATCGGGAAAAACATGTATGTTGTCCAGTATGAGGACGATATTTTTGTGATTGACTGTGGAGGAAAGTTTCCTGATGAAAGCTTATTGGGTATCGATTTGATTATCCCGGAAATGACTTATCTAGAAGAAAATAGAGAGAAAATCCGCGGACTGATTGTGACTCATGGACACGAGGACCATATCGGCGGGGTCCCTTATTTTTTCAAAAAGCTGAAGGCACCTGTGTATGCAACAAATTTCACTCTTGGTTTAATTGAACTCAAACTGAGTGAACACAAGCTTTTAAGAGGAACTGAACTCAATAAAATCAACTCGGATTCACAATTGGATTTTGGCAAGGTGAAGGTTTCTTTTTTCAAAGTGAGCCACAGCATCCCGGATTGCTTGGGAATTGTGTTCCATACTCCTGAGGGAAGTATTGTCCATACGGGAGACTTCAAATTCGATTTGACGCCCGCCAATGATGAACAATCAGAAATCCATAAGATGGCGAAGATTGGAACGGAAGGTGTAATTGCGCTGCTGTCAGAGAGCACGAATGCAGAGCGGACCGGGTTGACGCCATCTGAGCGGATGGTAGCCAGCCATCTTGAAGAAGCTTTCATGAAGGCAGAAGGGAAAATCTTTGTTTCGACTTTTGCATCAAACGTTAACCGAGTTCAGCAGGTTGTCGAGGCAGCGATCAAAACGAACAGGAAGCTTGCCTTACTGGGCAGGAGCATGGTTAATGTGGTTGATGTTGCGATCGAAAGAGGTTATTTAAATGTCCCTGAAGGAATGTTGATCCAGCCGAATGTTGTTGACCAATTGGATCCTGGGAAAGTAGCAATCCTGTGTACTGGCAGCCAAGGGGAACCGATGGCCGCACTTTCCCGCCTTTCTTCCGGTAATTACCGCGATGTCTCAATCTATCCAGGGGATACCGTCATCATGGCGGCGTCGCCTATTCCCGGAAATGAAAAGGATGTTTCCAAGATCATTGATAATTTGTTCAAGCTCGGGGCGAAAGTCATCTACGGCTCCGGCAGCACAACAGGCATGCATGTTTCCGGCCACGGCTACCAGGAAGACCTTAAGCTGATGCTGACCCTGATGAAGCCTAAATATTTCATCCCGATCCATGGGGAGTATAGGATGCTGCATCATCATCGCTTGCTGGCGGAATCCGTTGGCGTTGAAAAAGGAAATACATTCATTATTCGGAATGGGGATATCGTTGACATTGAAAACGGCGAAGCGCGCCAGACACGAAATGTCCCAGCAGGTGATACTTACGTTGATGGCGTAAGTGTTGGGGATGTAGGCGAAATCGTACTCAGGGACAGGAAGCAGCTATCTGAGGACGGAATGCTGGTCATTGTCCTGACATTGAGCAAAGCAGAACGGAAAATCATTTCCGGTCCGGATACCATCTCGCGTGGCTTTGTTTTTGTGAAAAATTCCGAGGACCTGATGAGAGATGTGAACAAATTGGTGACCAAAACAGTGACCGATCTTCAAGAAGACAATGTACATCGCTGGAATGTCATTAAACAAGGAATCAAAAAAGCAGTGGGCCAGCATATTTTCCAACAGACTAGAAGAAAGCCGATGATTTTGCCAATCATTATTGAAATTTAA